One region of Quercus lobata isolate SW786 chromosome 2, ValleyOak3.0 Primary Assembly, whole genome shotgun sequence genomic DNA includes:
- the LOC115975988 gene encoding centromere protein V-like has translation MDSETVVHNGGCHCRKVRWRVQAPTSIVAWDCNCSDCFMRANTHFIVPAERFELLGDSEQFLTTYTFGTHTAKHTFCKVCGITSFYFPRSNPDGVAITFRCVDPGTLTHVEIKNFDGRNWESSHAKTGIASLSKGQNSAN, from the coding sequence ATGGATTCTGAGACAGTAGTGCATAATGGCGGGTGCCACTGCAGGAAAGTCAGATGGCGTGTCCAAGCTCCCACTAGCATTGTAGCTTGGGATTGCAACTGTTCTGACTGTTTCATGAGGGCTAACACCCACTTCATTGTCCCTGCTGAAAGGTTTGAGCTTCTGGGAGATTCCGAACAGTTCCTTACGACCTACACCTTTGGCACTCATACAGCAAAACACACATTTTGCAAAGTTTGTGGCATAACCTCATTTTATTTTCCACGTTCAAACCCAGATGGAGTTGCAATTACATTCAGGTGTGTTGATCCTGGAACACTAACCCATGTTGAGATTAAGAATTTTGATGGGAGAAATTGGGAAAGCTCGCATGCTAAGACTGGCATAGCTTCACTTTCAAAGGGGCAAAATTCTGCCAACTGA